One stretch of Homalodisca vitripennis isolate AUS2020 unplaced genomic scaffold, UT_GWSS_2.1 ScUCBcl_9442;HRSCAF=17933, whole genome shotgun sequence DNA includes these proteins:
- the LOC124374659 gene encoding uncharacterized protein LOC124374659 isoform X2 encodes MDVDVDDALLAYHAFIILTGGYLLLKMKRKPRRRRWWAVSVNRNRSQYSGTNLLADLLKEPSGQFQNFCRMSNEDFSSLLAKVTPLIAKKDTKWRKAIPPNERLAITLRFLATGDSFKSLHYLFKVSPQIISEIIPEVCSSIIEVLKDVIKEGRGGKIPLI; translated from the exons ATGGATGTCGATGTTGATGATGCTCTTCTTGCTTATCacgcttttataattttaactggaGGATATTTACTGCTAAAAATGAAAAGGAAACCTAGAAGAAGGAGATGGTGGGCGGTATCCGTAAATCGTAATAGAAGCCA GTACAGCGGTACAAACTTATTAGCAGATTTGTTAAAAGAGCCTTCTGGACAGTTCCAAAACTTCTGTAGAATGTCTAATGAAGATTTTAGTTCACTACTAGCAAAAGTAACACCTTTGATTGCTAAGAAAGATACAAAGTGGAGGAAAGCAATACCACCGAATGAACGTTTAGCCATAACCTTACGATTCCTAGCAACAGGAGATAGTTTTAAAAGCCTGCATTACTTGTTTAAAGTATCACCCCAAATAATATCAGAGATAATTCCAGAAGTATGCAGCTCAATAATTGAAGTACTGAAGGATGTTATTAAG GAGGGTCGTGGAGGGAAGATACCGCTGATATGA
- the LOC124374660 gene encoding uncharacterized protein LOC124374660 produces the protein MEWPNELVLDFLQYYENEPVIWNPSHPNHKNRNEIYDAWKRIESKMGNKFSVTELKKKKDSLMASFRTCLKKVKESCKSGAGSDDIYKPNWFAYEIMERFLKDKNLPRETLSSEVAPPPNEEQFQAERNIDLPNLSDNVPSASREEPEQRNEAIVLPACATTSPNYASSSFKPPPRKKSRTAEEIEIKKKMDAAFTTLQSLQPKKEKHLCDIYGELVAAKLKSMDESTREICMHRIDNVLFEMRMVKGPATSGNTYFMQPSPSSSASVNSSPCPDETLTLYTVPSDSNELHALSGTVVVCSDAENSEHPPNVGLENYFSKFK, from the exons ATGGAGTGGCCTAATGAGTTGGTGTTGGATTTCTTACAATACTATGAGAATGAACCAGTTATTTGGAACCCTTCTCATCCCaatcacaaaaatagaaatgaaatatacGATGCATGGAAAAGAATCGAAAGCAAGATGGGTAACAAGTTTTCTGTCAccgaattgaaaaagaaaaaagactCTCTGATGGCTTCATTTAGAACGTGTTTGAAAAAGGTTAAGGAAAGCTGTAAAAGTGGAGCCGGATCTGATGATATATACAAACCAAATTGGTTTGCTTATGAAATCATGGAAAGATTTCTCAAAGATAAGAACCTGCCAAGAGAGACACTTAGTTCagag GTGGCTCCACCTCCAAATGAAGAGCAATTCCAAGCCGAAAGGAACATAGATTTGCCAAATTTATCAGATAATGTACCATCTGCCAGCAGGGAAGAGCCTGAACAAAGAAACGAAG CTATTGTTCTACCTGCTTGTGCCACAACTTCGCCTAACTATGCCTCATCTTCCTTTAAACCTCCACCACGAAAAAAGTCCAGAACAGCTGAAGaaattgagataaaaaagaaGATGGATGCTGCGTTTACtactttacaatcacttcaaccaaaaaaagaaaaacacttatGTGACATATACGGCGAATTAGTTGCGGCAAAATTAAAATCGATGGACGAGTCTACAAGGGAAATATGTATGCACCGGATTGACAACGTTCTTTTTGAAATGAGAATGGTGAAAGGACCTGCAACATCGGGCAACACCTACTTCATGCAACCATCACCTTCCTCGTCAGCTTCTGTAAATTCATCCCCATGTCCTGATGAAACTTTAACATTGTACACAGTTCCAAGTGATTCCAACGAATTACATGCTCTCTCTGGAACTGTTGTAGTATGTTCTGATGCTGAAAATAGTGAACATCCTCCAAATGTTGGACTTGaaaactacttttccaaatttaaataa
- the LOC124374659 gene encoding protein ANTAGONIST OF LIKE HETEROCHROMATIN PROTEIN 1-like isoform X1, with product MDVDVDDALLAYHAFIILTGGYLLLKMKRKPRRRRWWAVSVNRNRSQYSGTNLLADLLKEPSGQFQNFCRMSNEDFSSLLAKVTPLIAKKDTKWRKAIPPNERLAITLRFLATGDSFKSLHYLFKVSPQIISEIIPEVCSSIIEVLKDVIKLPATATEWRIISRHFEELWNFPHCIGTIDGKHVTIQSPINSGSEFFNYKKYFSIVLMALVDAEYCFMFADCGCQGRLSDGAVFKNTVLYNKIKSKSLNLPNDEPLPGRQKLMPYVFLGDDAFALSKRLMKPFPGSHEQGSKPRIFNYRLSRARRIVENTFGIMASVFRVLRKPMLLQPDKVALVTMTCVILHNFLRRSRTSRSMYTPAGTFDSEDNGMVTGGSWREDTADMTSMLPLQKVPRKPGTAAKEYREEFAEYFMNNGKIPWQNDYS from the exons ATGGATGTCGATGTTGATGATGCTCTTCTTGCTTATCacgcttttataattttaactggaGGATATTTACTGCTAAAAATGAAAAGGAAACCTAGAAGAAGGAGATGGTGGGCGGTATCCGTAAATCGTAATAGAAGCCA GTACAGCGGTACAAACTTATTAGCAGATTTGTTAAAAGAGCCTTCTGGACAGTTCCAAAACTTCTGTAGAATGTCTAATGAAGATTTTAGTTCACTACTAGCAAAAGTAACACCTTTGATTGCTAAGAAAGATACAAAGTGGAGGAAAGCAATACCACCGAATGAACGTTTAGCCATAACCTTACGATTCCTAGCAACAGGAGATAGTTTTAAAAGCCTGCATTACTTGTTTAAAGTATCACCCCAAATAATATCAGAGATAATTCCAGAAGTATGCAGCTCAATAATTGAAGTACTGAAGGATGTTATTAAG cttCCTGCTACTGCGACTGAGTGGAGAATAATTAGTCGGCATTTCGAGGAACTGTGGAATTTCCCACACTGCATTGGTACTATTGATGGGAAACACGTAACAATTCAGTCACCAATCAACAGTGGATCCGAATTCttcaattataagaaatacttCAGTATTGTACTCATGGCGCTGGTTGACGCTGAGTATTGTTTTATGTTCGCTGATTGTGGCTGTCAAGGAAGACTGAGTGATGGtgcagtttttaaaaacactgtactctacaacaaaataaaaagtaagagttTGAATTTACCTAACGATGAGCCGCTACCAGGGAGACAAAAACTGATGCCGTATGTATTTCTTGGTGATGATGCATTTGCTTTAAGTAAGCGACTCATGAAGCCATTTCCAGGTAGCCATGAACAAGGTAGCAAACCCCGCATTTTTAATTACCGTCTATCACGAGCCCGAAGAATAGTAGAGAATACGTTCGGAATAATGGCTAGTGTTTTCCGTGTACTAAGGAAGCCAATGCTACTACAACCTGACAAAGTGGCACTAGTTACTATGACCTGTGTTATTctgcataattttttaagaagaagCAGGACATCACGATCGATGTACACTCCAGCGGGAACCTTTGATTCTGAAGATAATGGTATGGTTACAGGAGGGTCGTGGAGGGAAGATACCGCTGATATGACATCTATGTTACCTCTACAGAAAGTGCCTAGGAAGCCAGGTACCGCAGCAAAGGAATACAGAGAAGAGTTTGCTGAATACTTTATGAACAATGGAAAAATCCCCTGGCAAAATGACTACAGTTAA